A region of the Candidatus Chromulinivoraceae bacterium genome:
CAACCGAGGAAGAAATTCGGGCCGCATCGCTGCAGTTCGTCAGAAAACTTTCTGGCTTTCATGAGCCCTCACAAGTCAACGAGGACGCCTTTACTGATGCGATTGAAGAAGTAACCATCGTCGCCAGTAAGCTACTGCACGATCTGGTAACCAACGCTGAGCCGCATAATCGCGAAGAAGAAGCGGCAAAAGCTCATGCTCGAGCCGTTAAGCGTTTTGGTAATTCATAGCAAGAGTATCACGGATTATTCGTTAAAGACTTCTTGTACTGTATAGGTGTCTTGCCTATAACATGTTTGAAATCAGTTATAAAGTGTTGTTGGCTACTATACCCAAGATCAAACGCTAAGGCCGCCCAGTTAGGAGAATCTTCATCACGAATAAAAACAGCCGCTTCTATGAGTCGGTTTCTTTGGAGTAACCACTTGATACCAATACCAACATATTCCTGAAAAAGTTGTTGCAGCCGGCGTTCGCTTTTTCCGAATCTTTGGGCAACCGCCTTAACATCCTGCAAGTTATCCGTTTCAATGGCACTGATTATTTCATCCACGAGTTCAATATTGCGATCCGCAAGTGGCTTTTTAGACTGAATAAGTTCAGCCAACCTATATACTGCAACTTCATCTGGTTGTAATAGAAGTTTCTCGATGAAGGCGTCGTTAACATCAGGAAATACTTGCCTAAGAGGAATGGTCGTATTATAAAGATCTGCAAGAGATTTTTGCCAAAGCGCATGAAAAGCACCAGAGAAAAGGCGAGCGCCAATAATTCTGCCCGAATCGGCTGCCTTGTAGTCTCCTGTCACGAAACATGCATTGAATACCTGATTCCGGTTTTGAGATATGTCAACATATGGCTACTCGCCGACTCGATCCCAGCTAATAATCCATAAATGGCTCACAAACGGTAATAAGCTTTCGGGTGGCTGGTATCTTTGAAAAGTAACATGCCGCTGGAAACCTACTTTTGTCATTCGTCTTCTTATTATAAGAGTCAGCATCCTCAATAGATAGAGGTGCAGATACATAACAAGGAGGTATCATGACACATAAACATTCTACACGGAGTAAGCACCATTAGCTTTTTTGCTGATGACTATGAAGCAGCCAAGAACTGGTATAACAAATCTTAGGCATAGACTCTTACTTCGAACGACCAGAATACGCTAAATTTCGATTGGGAGATTACCGAACAGAGCTCGGTATCATAGATAGCAAATACG
Encoded here:
- a CDS encoding DUF2277 domain-containing protein yields the protein MCRNIKTLFNFDPPATEEEIRAASLQFVRKLSGFHEPSQVNEDAFTDAIEEVTIVASKLLHDLVTNAEPHNREEEAAKAHARAVKRFGNS
- a CDS encoding AraC family transcriptional regulator, with amino-acid sequence MTGDYKAADSGRIIGARLFSGAFHALWQKSLADLYNTTIPLRQVFPDVNDAFIEKLLLQPDEVAVYRLAELIQSKKPLADRNIELVDEIISAIETDNLQDVKAVAQRFGKSERRLQQLFQEYVGIGIKWLLQRNRLIEAAVFIRDEDSPNWAALAFDLGYSSQQHFITDFKHVIGKTPIQYKKSLTNNP